The Lycium barbarum isolate Lr01 chromosome 9, ASM1917538v2, whole genome shotgun sequence genome has a segment encoding these proteins:
- the LOC132611678 gene encoding cysteine protease Amb a 11.0101-like has translation MVESKYYVVATVNSPSDVRCLYWYISCIFCWVGSGCLRAVEDQGPCCACWAFVGAEAITALYYIRLGKVKPLSKQQEGIYSDTAYPYVAKKENCHNLSKEEKTKIKKFLTVKELGLDKKAIENLIRNQPISGSVKYVDSFQLHTGEDTYMGPTEEEIHYEDLLKSRNEPSVGRHAVLIVGFGVDEKGIDYYLIKNSWGVKWGYWGYARVERSIVMGLSFPVLQK, from the exons ATGGTTGAAAGTAAATACTACGTAGTGGCTACAGTTAATAGTCCTTCAGATGTTAGATGTCTATACTGGTATATCTCT TGTATTTTCTGTTGGGTGGGCTCTGGTTGTTTGCGAGCTGTGGAGGATCAGGGGCCATGCT GTGCATGTTGGGCTTTTGTTGGGGCGGAAGCCATCACGGCTTTATACTACATTAGGTTGGGCAAGGTGAAACCCCTTTCAAAGCAACAG GAAGGAATCTATTCTGATACGGCATATCCTTATGTTGCCAAGAAGGAAAACTGTCATAACCTATCAAAGGAG GAAAAAACTAAAATTAAGAAGTTTCTGACTGTTAAAGAACTTGGTTTGGACAAAAAAGCAATCGAAAATTTAATCCGGAATCAACCCATCAGTGGATCTGTAAAGTATGTGGATAGCTTTCAACTGCATACTGGAGAG GATACTTACATGGGTCCAACCGAAGAGGAGATTCACTATGAGGACCTACTCAAAAGTAGAAATGAGCCGTCTGTAGGGCGTCATGCAGTGCTAATTGTGGGCTTTGGCGTTGATGAGAAGGGGATTGATTATTATTTGATTAAGAATAGCTGGGGTGTAAAGTGGGGTTATTGGGGTTATGCCCGGGTTGAGAGGAGCATTGTAATGGGTTTATCTTTTCCGGTTCTTCAGAAGTAG